In Quercus robur chromosome 10, dhQueRobu3.1, whole genome shotgun sequence, a genomic segment contains:
- the LOC126702590 gene encoding uncharacterized protein LOC126702590 encodes MGKNLMARIAAAGTQSLKFNNQSRNKVKNIDQWRRNFNSNSNAASVPDSDRVVRTRLSKLERQAIVESFVSKYREMNGGKFPTASFAVKQVGGSYYTVRKIIQELQYKSKLSSSDTRKGTPTISFLSSQLKPAMPGSHSDIDAKQSDVLKVDAEVSPCLEKPEEEAQENHLLKEETEDASLSCLQPSENVNAEEVSPLCFEKPADDKKEDAQHNDFEKAEDGKQEQAVDHNLPNVDGLGSIAEQDQGSIELDKNVKDVSTRQKNDAEVPRKSSLWGNLKSLADGIINIWRKM; translated from the exons ATGGGAAAGAATCTGATGGCAAGAATAGCAGCAGCTGGAACCCAGTCCTTGAAATTCAACAACCAATCCCGtaacaaagtaaaaaatattgatcAGTGGCGTAGAAATTTCAATTCCAATTCCAATGCTGCCTCTGTTCCTGACTCTGACAGAGTAGTTCGTACCAGGCTCTCCAAACTTGAACGTCAAGCTATAGTCGAATCCTTTGTTAGCAA GTATAGAGAAATGAATGGTGGAAAATTCCCAACTGCTTCTTTTGCAGTTAAACAAGTGGGTGGGTCTTATTATACTGTTAGAAAAATCATTCAGGAGCTACAATACAAGTCTAAACTGTCTTCCTCGGATACCAGGAAAGGAACTCCAACTATATCCTTTCTGTCGTCTCAACTAAAGCCTGCAATGCCG GGTAGTCACTCTGATATCGATGCAAAACAAAGCGATGTCCTTAAAGTGGATGCTGAAGTTTCTCCTTGCTTAGAGAAACCAGAGGAGGAAGCTCAGGAAAATCATCTGCTAAAAGAAGAAACTGAGGATGCTTCTCTTTCGTGTCTACAACCATCTGAGAATGTTAATGCTGAAGAAGTTTCTCCCTTATGTTTTGAGAAACCTGCAGATGACAAAAAGGAGGATGCTCAGCACAATGATTTTGAAAAAGCAGAGGATGGTAAACAAGAGCAAGCTGTTGATCACAACTTGCCAAATGTTGATGGTCTAGGGTCTATAGCGGAGCAAGATCAAGGATCCATTGAACTAGACAAAAATGTGAA AGATGTTTCTACTAGGCAGAAAAATGATGCAGAAGTTCCTAGGAAATCATCTCTGTGGGGAAATCTGAAGTCATTAGCAGATGGTATCATCAACATTTGgagaaaaatgtaa
- the LOC126702843 gene encoding sm-like protein LSM8 — MSGGPGLESLVDQTISVITNDGRNIVGVLKGFDQATNIILDESHERVYSTKEGVQQLVLGLYIIRGDNISVVGELDEELDAHLDLSKLRAQPLKPVIH; from the exons ATGTCAGGTGGCCCTGGACTTGAATCTCTTGTAGATC AAACAATATCAGTTATCACAAATGATGGACGGAACATAGTG GGAGTCTTAAAAGGCTTTGACCAGGCTACAAATATTATCCTTGATGAATCTCATGAGCGTGTCTACTCCACAAAG GAAGGTGTTCAACAGCTTGTGTTGGGTTTGTACATAATCAGGGGTGACAACAT AAGCGTAGTTGGGGAGCTCGATGAGGAGCTTGATGCTCATCTTGATTTGTCAAAACTGAGGGCTCAACCTCTCAAGCCTGTTATCCATTAA